In Monodelphis domestica isolate mMonDom1 chromosome 3, mMonDom1.pri, whole genome shotgun sequence, the following proteins share a genomic window:
- the LOC100027925 gene encoding mas-related G-protein coupled receptor member X4-like has protein sequence MTNYTTSAMMEFFPSTVLIYIKAEAPREFVLSYWMEILSLVFALVGLVGNSIVLWLLGFRTQRSPFSVYILNLAAADALLLGNYFGYFMCKIVGNLKSLVLKLLWRCILNLSYSVGLSLLAVISTERCLSVLFPIWYRHHRPKHTSACVCAILWALQGLFWGVFVALHFLIMDHLSDLYFVLYLVQFGWFLLLTCVLCVSSLTLVLRVQCSSKCRHPPRFYLLVLLTALVFLLCGLPLGIFYVVRFFSGSRLIPYKLCRLLACVNSSSNPFIYFFLGSQWCKRGREPLRVVLQRALGEEQVLGDGTRDTSQPDTLDELS, from the coding sequence ATGACAAACTATACCACATCGGCAATGATGGAATTTTTTCCATCCACAGTGCTGATTTACATTAAAGCTGAGGCACCTAGAGAATTTGTCTTAAGCTACTGGATGGAGATCCTCTCCCTGGTCTTTGCCCTGGTCGGGCTGGTGGGGAACAGCATCGTCCTGTGGCTGCTGGGCTTCCGCACCCAGAGGAGCCCCTTCTCGGTCTACATCCTCAACCTGGCTGCAGCCGACGCCCTCTTGCTTGGTAACTACTTTGGGTATTTCATGTGTAAAATTGTTGGAAATTTAAAAAGTCTTGTCCTGAAGCTGCTGTGGCGCTGCATCCTAAACCTGTCCTACTCTGTGGGCCTGAGCCTGCTGGCTGTGATCAGCACCGAGCGCTGTCTCTCTGTGCTCTTCCCCATCTGGTACAGACATCACCGGCCCAAGCACAcgtctgcatgtgtgtgtgccATTCTCTGGGCTCTGCAGGGCCTGTTCTGGGGAGTATTTGTGGCTCTTCATTTCCTTATCATGGACCACCTCTCTGATCTCTACTTTGTTCTCTACTTGGTCCAGTTCGGCTGGTTCCTCCTCCTCACCTGTGTGCTGTGTGTGTCCAGCCTGACGCTGGTGCTGAGGGTCCAGTGCAGCTCCAAGTGCAGGCACCCACCCAGGTTCTACCTCCTGGTGCTGCTCACAGCCCTGGTGTTCCTGCTCTGCGGCCTGCCCTTAGGTATTTTTTATGTAGTTCGGTTTTTTAGTGGCTCCCGTTTAATACCTTACAAGCTCTGCAGGCTCCTGGCCTGTGTGAACAGCAGCTCAAACCCTTTCATTTACTTCTTCCTGGGCAGCCAATGGTGTAAAAGAGGGAGGGAGCCACTCAGGGTGGTCCTGCAGAGGGCCCTGGGGGAGGAGCAGGTGTTAGGGGATGGGACGAGGGACACTTCCCAACCTGACACTCTGGATGAATTATCCTGA